The Rhizobiaceae bacterium genome contains the following window.
TCGACCTTCTGGAACGACTGGACGAAGTATCCCTTCTCCATGACCAACTGGAACATGCGTCCGCTCGGCGTGCAGGTGCTGGCGCTCGGCTACCGCACGGGCGAGGCGTGGAACGAGACGGCATGGTCGAACAAGGAGTTCGATGACAAGCTGGCGCAGGCGTTGGCTATCGCCGATCCTGAAAAGCGCAAGCCACTGATGAAGGATATCGAGACGCTGCTGCAAAGCTCCGGCGTGATTATCCAGCCCTACTGGCGCAAGCTCTTCAACCACCACGCCACAAAGGTGAAGAACTACGCGATCCACCCGACATTCGAGATCGACCTCGGAAAAGTCTGGATCGACGAATCCGCCTGATGCGATAGCATCTCAGGGAGGGGGTCACCCCTCCCTTTCATGGCGCGGCGGAAAGAGGGGCGGATTGCTGCCCGCCGCGCATGACCCCAACCCGGACGACAGGCAGGGGACGCTATGTTGCAATTCATTGTGCGCAGGCTGGGTGTCATGGCGTTGACCATGCTCTGCCTGACGCTGGTCGTATTCTTTCTGGTCAGCCTTGAGCCGAACCTTAAGAAGCTCGCCATCAGCCAGACAGAGCAGCGGGCCACTCAGGAGCAGCTCGAAAGCTGGCTGACGCGCAACGGCTATCGGCAGAACTTTTTTGTCCGCTACGGCCAATGGCTCGGCGTCGTGAAGAAGAATCCCATTATCGACCCCGCGACCCAGAAGCCTGCGCCGCGTTTCCGCTTCTGCGACGAACCGGACGTGCCTGCCTATTCCGGCATCCTGCAAGGCGACTTCGGCTGCTCCACGAAATTCAGGACGCCGGTCGCCAACAAATTGTTTCCCGCGCTCGGCGCGACAGGCATCCTGATGTTCTGGGTGATGGTCACGATGGTGCCTGTCTCGCTGCTGATCGGAATTCTGGCGGGGATGCGCGAAGGTTCGCGGCTGGACCGAACCTTGTCGGTGGTGTCCATCGCGACGACCGCGACTCCTGAATATGTGTCGGGCGTGATATTCTCCGTCATCTTTGCCTCTTGGTTGGGGTGGCTGAACGGATCGGCGGCGAGCGCCACTGGCCAGGGTGTCACCTTTTACAATTTCACCCTCCCGGTCATGACCATGGCGGTCTACGGCATCGGCTATATTGCGCGCATGACACGCGCCTCGATGGTCGAGGTGATGACCCAGCAATATATTCGCACGGCGCGGCTCAAGGGCCTTTCCTTCGGGTCGGTCGTGGTCAAGCATGCGTTGCGCAATGCGCTGATCGCGCCGTTTACGGTCATCATGCTGCAATTTCCGTGGCTGCTGACCGGCGTGGTGATCGTGGAAACGATGTTCCGTTACCAGGGCTTTGGCTACACGCTGGTGGAGGCCGCGGGCAACAACGACATCGACCTTCTGCTCGGATGTTCGCTGGTCTCGGTCTTCGTGGTGCTGTTCACGCAGCTTCTGTCCGACATCGGCTACGCCTATCTCAATCCGCGCATTCGGGTGCAATAGGGAGCCGAGGCCATGAATCTTGAGTACATCGGCGCCTTCCAGATAATCATTGGCGCGATCGTCCGTTTCTGGACCGTATGGGTGTGCATGGCGCTGGTAATGGGCGCCAGCTACGCATATCGCGGCAAGCTCGGCCTTTATGGCCAGCTTTACAGCACAGGCGTCGGCATCGCCGGTCTCGCGATCTGCTTCTTCTGGCTGTTCACGGCGATATTCTCGTCGGTCATCGCTCCGTTCGATCCGATTGCACAGATCGCCGTGATGAAGGACGCCGCGCCCGGCGCCCTCGTGCCGGAGACATCGGGCGGAGGCGTCTATCTGTTCGGCGGCGACAAGCTGGCGCGCGACGTGTTCTCACGCATGGTCTATGGCAGCCAAATCGTCCTCGTCATTGCGCCCGCAGCCACAATGTTCGCGCTGATGGTGGGCGCGACGCTCGGACTGCCGGCAGGCTATTACGGCGGCAAGATCGACACGGTGCTTTCATTCCTCGCCAACCTCGTGCTCGCCTTCCCAGTCATCCTTCTTTTCTATCTGCTGGTGACGCCGGGGATCATGGAAACCCCCATTCCCTACGTGATGGCGGGCATCTTCTTCATGTTTCCCATCGTCTTCTTCTGCATGCTGTTCTACACGCGCTTCAAGAACCGGCCCGACCGTTTGTATGTCCTGCTCGGCCTGAGCCTTCTGCTCGGCGGCTGGATCTATGCCGGGCTGGTTTTCGATGCGGACCCGCTTGGCATCGTCTCCATCGACCCGAACCAGTTGAACATCTTCATTGCGGTCGTGTTCGCGTCCAGCCCCGGCGTGTTTCGCATCGTGCGCGGCCTCGTCATGGACATCAAGACGCGCGACTATATCGCTGCGGCACAGACGCGCGGCGAATCCCCCTGGTACATCATGCTTTGGGAAATCCTGCCCAATGCGCGGGGGCCGCTGATCGTCGATACCTGCCTGCGCATCGGCTACACGACGATCCTGCTTGGAACGCTCGGCTATTTCGGCCTCGGCCTCGCGCCCGAAAGCCCCGACTGGGGCACGGCGATCAAGGATGCCAGCCGCCTGTTGCGCGCCACCATCCATCCGGCATTGCCGCCCACCATTGCCCTGATGAGCTTCGTGCTCGGGCTTAACCTCCTGGCTGACGCATTGCGGGAGCAGTCGCTCAAGGATTGAGGAAATTGCGATGAACGAAGCCGTCAAAGCCACGTCCGTCAAATCGGCACAGCCGATCCTCGAAATCGAGAACCTGTCGATTTCCTTCTTCACAAAGCGGGGAGAAATCCCCGCCGTCATGGACTTTTCCTGTTCGGTCATGCCCGGCGAGGCGATGGGCATCGTCGGCGAGTCCGGCTGCGGCAAATCGACTGTTTCGCTCGGTATCATGCGCGACCTGTCCAATGTCGGGCGCATCGTCGGCGGACGCATCAAATTCCAGGGCAAGGACATGGGCGAGATGAGCGAGGAGGAGCTTCGCTCCATTCGCGGCAACAAGATCGCCATGATCTATCAGGAACCGATGGCCAGCCTGAACCCCGCCATGAAGATCGGTCAGCAGCTCATGGAAGTCCCGCTGATCCACGACAAGGTATCGAAGGAGGAGGCTTACAAGCGGTCCCTCGAAATGGTGCGGGCGGTCAGGCTGCCCGACCCGGAGCGCATGATGCGTTCCTATCCCCACCAGCTTTCCGGCGGCCAGCAGCAGCGCATTGTCATCGCCATGGCGCTGTTGTCCAAGCCGACCTTGCTGTTGCTGGACGAGCCGACGACAGCACTGGACGTGACTGTCGAGGCGGGCATTGTCGATCTGGTCAAAGGCCTCGGCCAGAAGTTCGGCACGTCCATGATCTTCGTGTCGCACAATCTCGGCCTGATCCTTGAGACCTGCGACCGGATTACGGTGATGTATTCAGGCGAGGCCGTCGAAACCGGCAGGATCGAAGATGTGTTCGACCGCATGCGGCATCCCTATACGCAGGGGCTGTTCCGTTCGATCCCGCTGCCGGGCGCGGACAAGAACTCGCGTCCGCTGGTGGCCATTCCGGGCCAGTTGCCGTTGCCGCAGGAGCGTCCGAAAGGATGCAATTTCGGGCCGCGCTGCCACCACTTCGTGGAAGGCGTCTGCAACGCCGCCGAAATCCCGATGATACCGGTGGAGGGGCACGACGGTCATTTCAGCCGCTGTGTGCGCTTCAACGAAATCAACTGGGCGGAGCTTCCCCCCGGCGCTGACCGCAAGCATGAGCCGGTCAAGCCCGGCGCGGCTGTGCTGAAGATCACCGACCTGAAGAAATATTACCGTGTCGGCGGCAATGAGGTGTTCGGGGCAGGCGGGGAGGGCCGTGTCGTCAAGGCCAACGAGGCCATATCCTTTGAAGCTCGCGAATCCGAGACCGTGGCGATCGTCGGCGAGTCCGGTTGCGGCAAGTCCACCCTTGCCAAGGTGCTGCTCGGCCTCGAAACGGCCAGTTCAGGCAGCGTGACGCTTGGAAACTCGGAAATACAATCGAAGCCGATCGAGGTGCGCGACGTGCAGACCGTTTCGGGCATCCAGATGGTGTTCCAGAACCCGTTCGACACGCTCAATCCGAGCCATTCGGTTGGATCGCAGATCATCAGGACGCTGGAGAAATTCAACTACGGAAAGACGCCCGAGGATCGTCGCAAGCGCATGCTCGAACTGCTCGATCTGGTCAAATTACCTCGTGCATTCGCCGATCGTATGCCGCGCCAGCTTTCCGGCGGCCAAAAGCAGAGGATCGGCGTCGCGCGCGCCTTTGCCGGACAGGCAAAGGTGGTGGTGGCGGACGAGCCGGTGTCGGCCCTCGACGTGTCGGTGCAGGCGGCCGTCACCGAATTGCTCATGGACATCCAGCGCAAGAACAAGACTACAATGCTGTTCATCAGCCACGACCTGTCGGTGGTGCGCTATATCGCCGACCGCGTCGTCGTCATGTATCTCGGACATATTGTCGAACAGGGCACGACCGACCAGATTTTCGCGCCGCCCTATCATCCCTACACGGAAGCGCTTCTGTCAGCGATCCCGATTGCCGACACCAGCGTGGTGAAGAAACACATCGTGCTCGAAGGCGATATTCCATCGGCGATGAATCCGCCCCCGGGTTGTCCATTCCAGACGCGCTGTCGCTGGAAGAAATTCGTACCCGACAACAAGTGCGAAACTCAATTGCCTCCGCTCAAGGACCTCGGCGGCGGCCACAAGAGCCTGTGCTGGCTGGACGACGCGACGCTTGCCACCATGGAGCAGGTCATCAGCTTCGAAGAGAGCAAGTCGAAGGCGCCCGACGAGGACGTTGTGCCGCAGGACGAGCCGAAGCAGAAGCGGAGCGCGCGTCCCCGGAAAAAGCCGCGATAGTCAGCTATCGGCAACTGTTCAATTGCTGGGCGTAGTTTCGGGCCATTAGGTCCGTGTCTCGTGCCACCTTGTCAACGCCGGGGTCCCAATTGCCGCGCTTGTACCCGGTCCAGCCGAGATAGTAGGCGAGGTAGAGTCTGTACGTATCGCCCGGATCAATTCCCAGCGCGCTGGCCGAGCGCGAGTGGTACCAGCCGATGAAGTCGACCGCGTCGTCAAAATTCGACCGCCGTGCGGCAAAATTCCCCGTTTCCGCCTTGTAGGTTGTCCATGTGCCGTCCAGCGCCTGGGAATAGCCATAGGCGCTGGACTGCCGCGTCCACGGAATAAAGCCGAGAAGCTTGGTGCGCGGGGGACGGGCATCGGATTTGAAACCTGACTCCTTGCGCACGGTGGCCATGAGCACGTGCACAGGCACCCCATACCGCGACGCTGACTCTTCGGCGGAGGATCGCCAGCTATTGAAGAAGCCGTCGCGTTGGTCGAAAACCGCGCACACATTGTTGATCTGCGTCGGATGACTTGCGCAGCCCGCGACCGCGAGCAGGACAGCAACGCATGCAATTTTACTAAAATTATACATGTCCATGGCGTGCATATAGCGCCAGATGCTGAATCGTTCCTTACGAGGGTTATTAACCATCCTTCGGCGCGCGCAGAAAACACCCAACCGCTAATTTAACTTGATATAAAAAGTCATGTTTTTGTCATTAAATAGCAATGGCTTAGAATGTTTTTGACTGATTGATAAAAAAAATGACTGTGATACCTTACGCTGGGGAATTTGGTTGGATGGGAGTAAGCATGTCCATTGGGTTGTTCAGGGACGGGATAGAGCCGGGCCGCCTGGCATCGGGTCAGTACGCTGACAATTTCTCCGATCTGCATCCTCCATTGGATAAGCATGAGGCGCTGGTCGAGGCCGACCGCTGCTATTTCTGTTACGACGCGCCCTGCATGCAGGCATGTCCGACCGCCATCGACATTCCGATGTTCATCAGGCAGATCGCCACGGGCAATCCGCTGGGTTCCGCAAAGACAATCTTCGACCAGAATATTCTCGGCGGGATGTGCGCACGCGTCTGCCCGACCGAGACGCTGTGCGAGGAAGCCTGTGTCCGCGAAAAGGCGGAGGGCAAGCCTGTACAGATCGGACGCCTGCAGCGCTACGCGACCGACGCTGCCATGCATCAGCACAAGCAGTTTTATCACCGCGCGCCTAAGACCGGCCGGAGGATCGCTGTTGTCGGCGCAGGTCCGGCAGGACTCGCGTCCGCGCACCGGCTCGCCCGCTACGGTCACGACGTCACGATATTCGAAGCGAAGCCGAAGAGCGGTGGCCTCAACGAATATGGAATTGCCGCTTACAAGAGCACCGATGATTTCGCCCAGGCCGAGGTCGACTACGTGACCGCGATCGGCGGCATCGACATCGAGCACGGAAAGGCGCTTGGTCGCGACATTCATCTTGGGGAACTCGCCCGCGATTTCGACGCTGTTTTCCTGGGCATGGGGCTTGCCGGAGTAAATGCGCTGCGTGTGACGGGCGAGGACGCAAACGGTGTTCGGGACGCGGTCGATTTCATCTCTGAACTGAGGCAGGCGAAAGACCTCTCGCAATTGCCGGTGGGCAGACGCATTGTCGTGATCGGCGGGGGAATGACGGCCATCGACGCCGCCGTGCAGTCCAAGCTGCTCGGTGCGGAGGATGTCACAATCTGCTGCCGGCGCGGTAAGGACGACATGAACGCGTCTGAATTCGAGCAGGACCTGGCGACCGCGAATGGTGTGGTGATCCGGCACTGGATGCAGCCGAAGCGCGTGCTCACGGAAAATGGCAGCGCAACGGGGATCGAGCTTGAATATACCGGGATGAAAGACGGAAAGCTCGTGGGGACCGGCGAAACCATGGTCCTTTCCGCGGATCAGATATTCAAGGCGATCGGCCAGCAGTTCGAAGCGTCGATGCTCGACGGCGGCGAGCCTGCGCTGGTGCTCGAAAAAGGACGCATCAAAGTCGACCCGGAGGGCCGCACATCGATGAAAAATGTCTGGGCGGGCGGCGATTGTGTCGCGGATTCCCGCGAGGATCTCACCGTTTCCGCCGTCGCCGCCGGTCGTGACGCTGCCGAAAGCATCCACCGCGCGCTTGCCTCGAACGGGAGGGCCTGAGCATGGCAGACATACGCAACAATTTCGTAGGCATCAAATCGCCCAATCCGTTCTGGCTGGCATCGGCGCCGCCGACGGACAAGGCCTATAATGTCGTGCGCGCCTTCCAGGCGGGCTGGGGCGGCGTGGTCTGGAAGACCCTGGGCGAGGAGGGGCCGCCGATCGTCAATGTCAATGGTCCGCGCTATGGCGCGATCTGGGGGGCGGATCGCCGACTGCTCGGCCTGAACAACATCGAGTTGATCACCGACCGGCAGCTTCAACTGAACCTTCAGGAGATAAAGCAGGTCAAGAAGGATTGGCCCGACCGCGCGCTCGTCGTCTCGCTCATGGTGCCCTGCGTCGAGGAAAGCTGGAAAGCGATCCTGCCGCTCGTCGAGGAAACCGAGGCAGACGGCATTGAGCTGAACTTCGGTTGCCCGCATGGCATGAGCGAACGGGGCATGGGTTCGGCGGTAGGGCAGGTGCCCGAATATATCGAAATGGTGGTGCGTTGGTGCAAAGCCACCACCCGCATGCCGGTCATCACCAAGCTGACGCCGAATATCACCGACATTCGACGTCCAGCACGCGCTGCATTTGCGGGCGGCACAGACGCCGTCTCGCTCATAAACACAGTCAGTTCGATCACCTCCGTCAATCTGGATACGTTTGCGCCGGAGCCCACAATTGACGGCAAAGGTTCGCATGGCGGCTATTGCGGGCCGGCGGTGAAGCCGATCGCGCTCAACATGGTCGCGGAGATTGCGCGCGATGCTGAAACGGCGGGACTGCCGATCTCGGGGATAGGTGGCGTGACGACCTGGCGGGATGCCGCCGAGTTCATCGCGCTCGGCGCGGGCAATGTTCAGGTCTGCACGGCGGCCATGACCTATGGATTCAAGATCGTGCAGGAGATGATTGCGGGCCTCGAAAACTGGATGGACGAAAAAGGCCATCGCACGCTCGACGACATTTGCGGGCGGGCAACCCGGAACGTCACCGACTGGCAATATTTGAACCTGAACTACATCGCCAAAGCGCACATCGATCAGGAAGCCTGCATCAAGTGCGGGCGGTGCCACATCGCCTGCGAGGATACCTCGCACCAGGCGATTACCAGCATGGTCGATGGCGTCCGCCATTTCGAGGTTATGGATGACGAATGCGTCGGCTGCAATCTTTGCGTCAACGTCTGCCCCGTCGAGAACTGCATAACCATGGTGCCGCTGGCCGCGGGACAGGTCGATCTGCGCACCGGCAAGACGGTGTCGTCCGAATACGCCAACTGGACGACGCATCCGAACAATCCCGCGGTGCGCGAGGCAGCCGAATAGACGAAAAAAAGCGGGGTTGCCCGGACGGGAGAAATCCCGTTCCGGCAGCGGCTTCTCAGTTCCGGGGCCGCAGGCCGTCGATATATAGCGCCTCGAGGAACCGCGCGGCATCGTCGAAGCGCCCATCGCCGTAGCGCTCGGTGCCGAGCACGGCGCGCACCTGGATGTCGAAATCGGCATAATGCTGCGTCGTCGCCCAGATCGAGAAAATAAGATGATGTGGATCGATGGGCGAAATGCGCTTGGTGCTGATCCAGTTCTTTATCAGTTCGGCCTTCTCGTCGACGAGCGCTTTCAAGTCGCCCTCCAGCATGGCGATCACATGCGGCGCGCCCTGAAGCATCTCGTTTGCGAATAACCGGCTCTCGCGCGGATAGTCGCGCGCCATTTCGAGCTTACGCCGGATGTAAGCCCTGATCTCCAGCAAGGGGTCGTGCACGTCCTCGAACTCCCGCAGGGGTTCGAGCCATGTGTCAAGCAGATTGGATATCAGTGTTTGATGCATGTCCTCCTTGCTCCTGAAATAGTAGAGCAAGTTGGGCTTTGACATTCCTGCGGCTTCGGCGATCTGGTCGATCGTCGCTCCTCGAAATCCGTGCGTCGAAAACACGTCTAATGCCGCGTCGAGAATGAGTTGGCGCTTCTCTATCTGGATACGGGTGCGCTGAGGCGGCTTGACGGGTGCATTCATGAGAATTTGCCGGGATATGCGGACGAAAACTGGCCCAATGGGCTGGACCAGATATTGGTTGATCGTGGCGCGGGAAGTTGCAGTTCCATTCGCTTAGTAATCCCTTGACCACATCAGCGGCGATGCTAACGTTTGTCCAATCGGTAAAACCTTTCTAGCACAAAAATGCAGAAAAAACCAAGCGTTGGCACCTGGAAACCTGACAACACTCCCCGGTGTCGGGGAAGCATCTGAAAGGAATACATGGCCATGTCCAATCGCTTGAAAGTTACCCCCAACGACCTCTCGGCGTTCTGGATGCCGTTCACGGCAAACCGCCAGTTCAAGCAAGCGCCGCGCATGCTCGTTGCGGCGAAGGATATGCACTATACGGCGAGCGATGGCCGCAAGATCATGGACGGAACGGCGGGGCTTTGGTGCGTGAACGCGGGCCATTGCAGGCCGAAGATCACAGAAGCGATTCGTGAGCAGGCCGGCGAGCTTGACTATGCACCGGCATTCCAGATGGGCCACCCCATCGTTTTTGAGCTGGCGAACCGGCTTGTCGATCTCGCCCCTGCGGGCATGGAACATGTATTTTTCACCAATTCGGGCTCAGAATCGGTGGAAACCGCTCTCAAGATCGCACTTGCTTATCATCGCGCGCGTGGAGACGGCTCGCGCACACGGCTCATTGGGCGCGAGCGCGGCTATCACGGCGTGAATTTCGGCGGCATTTCCGTTGGCGGCATCGTCACCAACCGAAAGATGTTCGGCACATTGCTCGGCGGTGTCGATCATCTGCCGCACACGCATCTGCCCGGCAAGAACGGCTTCACGCGCGGCGAACCGGAATATGGCGCCGAGCTGGCCGACGAGCTTGAACGCATCGTTGCACTGCACGACGCATCCACCATCGCCGCTGTGATCGTGGAGCCCGTCGCCGGTTCGACTGGCGTGCTGATCCCGCCCAAGGGCTATTTGAAGAAGCTCCGCGACATCTGCACGAAGCATGGAATCCTGTTGATATTCGACGAAGTTATCACCGGTTTCGGCCGTC
Protein-coding sequences here:
- a CDS encoding ABC transporter permease — translated: MNLEYIGAFQIIIGAIVRFWTVWVCMALVMGASYAYRGKLGLYGQLYSTGVGIAGLAICFFWLFTAIFSSVIAPFDPIAQIAVMKDAAPGALVPETSGGGVYLFGGDKLARDVFSRMVYGSQIVLVIAPAATMFALMVGATLGLPAGYYGGKIDTVLSFLANLVLAFPVILLFYLLVTPGIMETPIPYVMAGIFFMFPIVFFCMLFYTRFKNRPDRLYVLLGLSLLLGGWIYAGLVFDADPLGIVSIDPNQLNIFIAVVFASSPGVFRIVRGLVMDIKTRDYIAAAQTRGESPWYIMLWEILPNARGPLIVDTCLRIGYTTILLGTLGYFGLGLAPESPDWGTAIKDASRLLRATIHPALPPTIALMSFVLGLNLLADALREQSLKD
- the preA gene encoding NAD-dependent dihydropyrimidine dehydrogenase subunit PreA; the encoded protein is MADIRNNFVGIKSPNPFWLASAPPTDKAYNVVRAFQAGWGGVVWKTLGEEGPPIVNVNGPRYGAIWGADRRLLGLNNIELITDRQLQLNLQEIKQVKKDWPDRALVVSLMVPCVEESWKAILPLVEETEADGIELNFGCPHGMSERGMGSAVGQVPEYIEMVVRWCKATTRMPVITKLTPNITDIRRPARAAFAGGTDAVSLINTVSSITSVNLDTFAPEPTIDGKGSHGGYCGPAVKPIALNMVAEIARDAETAGLPISGIGGVTTWRDAAEFIALGAGNVQVCTAAMTYGFKIVQEMIAGLENWMDEKGHRTLDDICGRATRNVTDWQYLNLNYIAKAHIDQEACIKCGRCHIACEDTSHQAITSMVDGVRHFEVMDDECVGCNLCVNVCPVENCITMVPLAAGQVDLRTGKTVSSEYANWTTHPNNPAVREAAE
- the rutR gene encoding HTH-type transcriptional regulator RutR encodes the protein MNAPVKPPQRTRIQIEKRQLILDAALDVFSTHGFRGATIDQIAEAAGMSKPNLLYYFRSKEDMHQTLISNLLDTWLEPLREFEDVHDPLLEIRAYIRRKLEMARDYPRESRLFANEMLQGAPHVIAMLEGDLKALVDEKAELIKNWISTKRISPIDPHHLIFSIWATTQHYADFDIQVRAVLGTERYGDGRFDDAARFLEALYIDGLRPRN
- a CDS encoding aspartate aminotransferase family protein; its protein translation is MSNRLKVTPNDLSAFWMPFTANRQFKQAPRMLVAAKDMHYTASDGRKIMDGTAGLWCVNAGHCRPKITEAIREQAGELDYAPAFQMGHPIVFELANRLVDLAPAGMEHVFFTNSGSESVETALKIALAYHRARGDGSRTRLIGRERGYHGVNFGGISVGGIVTNRKMFGTLLGGVDHLPHTHLPGKNGFTRGEPEYGAELADELERIVALHDASTIAAVIVEPVAGSTGVLIPPKGYLKKLRDICTKHGILLIFDEVITGFGRLGTPFAADYFGVVPDLITTAKGITNGVIPMGAVFAKKEIHDAFMNGPEHMIELFHGYTYSGNPIACAAALGTLDTYKEEGLLTRGAELAPHWEEALHSLKGEPHVIDIRNIGLVGAIELEPIAGQPTKRAFSAFVKAFERGALIRTTGDIIALSPPLIITKGQIDELIDHVREVLRMVD
- a CDS encoding NAD(P)-dependent oxidoreductase, whose translation is MSIGLFRDGIEPGRLASGQYADNFSDLHPPLDKHEALVEADRCYFCYDAPCMQACPTAIDIPMFIRQIATGNPLGSAKTIFDQNILGGMCARVCPTETLCEEACVREKAEGKPVQIGRLQRYATDAAMHQHKQFYHRAPKTGRRIAVVGAGPAGLASAHRLARYGHDVTIFEAKPKSGGLNEYGIAAYKSTDDFAQAEVDYVTAIGGIDIEHGKALGRDIHLGELARDFDAVFLGMGLAGVNALRVTGEDANGVRDAVDFISELRQAKDLSQLPVGRRIVVIGGGMTAIDAAVQSKLLGAEDVTICCRRGKDDMNASEFEQDLATANGVVIRHWMQPKRVLTENGSATGIELEYTGMKDGKLVGTGETMVLSADQIFKAIGQQFEASMLDGGEPALVLEKGRIKVDPEGRTSMKNVWAGGDCVADSREDLTVSAVAAGRDAAESIHRALASNGRA
- a CDS encoding ABC transporter ATP-binding protein — protein: MNEAVKATSVKSAQPILEIENLSISFFTKRGEIPAVMDFSCSVMPGEAMGIVGESGCGKSTVSLGIMRDLSNVGRIVGGRIKFQGKDMGEMSEEELRSIRGNKIAMIYQEPMASLNPAMKIGQQLMEVPLIHDKVSKEEAYKRSLEMVRAVRLPDPERMMRSYPHQLSGGQQQRIVIAMALLSKPTLLLLDEPTTALDVTVEAGIVDLVKGLGQKFGTSMIFVSHNLGLILETCDRITVMYSGEAVETGRIEDVFDRMRHPYTQGLFRSIPLPGADKNSRPLVAIPGQLPLPQERPKGCNFGPRCHHFVEGVCNAAEIPMIPVEGHDGHFSRCVRFNEINWAELPPGADRKHEPVKPGAAVLKITDLKKYYRVGGNEVFGAGGEGRVVKANEAISFEARESETVAIVGESGCGKSTLAKVLLGLETASSGSVTLGNSEIQSKPIEVRDVQTVSGIQMVFQNPFDTLNPSHSVGSQIIRTLEKFNYGKTPEDRRKRMLELLDLVKLPRAFADRMPRQLSGGQKQRIGVARAFAGQAKVVVADEPVSALDVSVQAAVTELLMDIQRKNKTTMLFISHDLSVVRYIADRVVVMYLGHIVEQGTTDQIFAPPYHPYTEALLSAIPIADTSVVKKHIVLEGDIPSAMNPPPGCPFQTRCRWKKFVPDNKCETQLPPLKDLGGGHKSLCWLDDATLATMEQVISFEESKSKAPDEDVVPQDEPKQKRSARPRKKPR
- a CDS encoding ABC transporter permease, whose product is MLQFIVRRLGVMALTMLCLTLVVFFLVSLEPNLKKLAISQTEQRATQEQLESWLTRNGYRQNFFVRYGQWLGVVKKNPIIDPATQKPAPRFRFCDEPDVPAYSGILQGDFGCSTKFRTPVANKLFPALGATGILMFWVMVTMVPVSLLIGILAGMREGSRLDRTLSVVSIATTATPEYVSGVIFSVIFASWLGWLNGSAASATGQGVTFYNFTLPVMTMAVYGIGYIARMTRASMVEVMTQQYIRTARLKGLSFGSVVVKHALRNALIAPFTVIMLQFPWLLTGVVIVETMFRYQGFGYTLVEAAGNNDIDLLLGCSLVSVFVVLFTQLLSDIGYAYLNPRIRVQ